A part of Syngnathoides biaculeatus isolate LvHL_M chromosome 21, ASM1980259v1, whole genome shotgun sequence genomic DNA contains:
- the ing2 gene encoding inhibitor of growth protein 2 isoform X2 has translation MPALLLQPSHVGVCSRTLPAIFPKSEVLKEVDEVFEKYKAEQDSGQRKRLQVQLQRALIISQELGDEKIHVVTQMTELVENRSRQMDSHSLCLQEPCHPERVAPERRTNVQEPPAAAAAVATPASAERASGRRPRRQRNSESRDSSHPSANGSVADDAVEEPPAPLPREKKSKSTKKKKRKSKQERDASPVDFAIDPNEPTYCLCEQVSYGEMIGCDNDQCPIEWFHFSCVGLTYKPKGKWYCPKCRGDNEKTMDKSLDKNRKDRRSR, from the exons ATGCCCGCACTTTTGTTACAGCCTTCACATGTGGGAGTCTGCTCCCGCACGCTTCCTGCCATTTTCCCCAAAAGCG AAGTGCTGAAGGAGGTGGATGAAGTCTTTGAGAAGTACAAGGCGGAGCAGGATAGCGGCCAGCGGAAGCGCCTGCAGGTCCAGTTACAACGGGCGCTCATCATCAGCCAAGAGCTGGGCGACGAGAAGATCCACGTGGTGACCCAGATGACGGAGTTGGTGGAGAATCGCTCGCGCCAGATGGACTCCCATTCCCTGTGCCTCCAGGAGCCCTGTCATCCCGAACGGGTGGCACCGGAACGGCGCACGAACGTCCAGGAGCCCCCCGCCGCCGCAGCAGCTGTAGCCACCCCGGCCTCCGCCGAACGCGCCTCGGGCCGCAGGCCGCGACGTCAACGGAACAGCGAGAGCCGAGACTCCAGCCACCCGTCCGCCAACGGCTCCGTGGCGGACGACGCGGTGGAGGAGCCGCCTGCCCCGCTTCCCAGAGAGAAGAAGTCCAAGTCcaccaagaagaagaagcgcaAGTCCAAGCAGGAGCGAGACGCTTCTCCGGTGGATTTCGCAATCGACCCCAATGAGCCCACCTACTGTTTGTGCGAGCAGGTGTCGTACGGTGAGATGATCGGCTGCGACAACGACCAGTGCCCCATCGAATGGTTCCATTTCTCCTGCGTGGGGCTGACCTACAAACCCAAGGGCAAGTGGTACTGTCCCAAATGCAGGGGGGACAACGAAAAGACCATGGACAAAAGTTTGGACAAGAACAGAAAAGACCGCCGGTCCAGGTAG
- the ing2 gene encoding inhibitor of growth protein 2 isoform X1: protein MLGHHYPNADKSQQLANYVEDYLECVESLPLDIQRNVSVLREIDAKYQEVLKEVDEVFEKYKAEQDSGQRKRLQVQLQRALIISQELGDEKIHVVTQMTELVENRSRQMDSHSLCLQEPCHPERVAPERRTNVQEPPAAAAAVATPASAERASGRRPRRQRNSESRDSSHPSANGSVADDAVEEPPAPLPREKKSKSTKKKKRKSKQERDASPVDFAIDPNEPTYCLCEQVSYGEMIGCDNDQCPIEWFHFSCVGLTYKPKGKWYCPKCRGDNEKTMDKSLDKNRKDRRSR, encoded by the exons ATGTTAGGCCACCACTACCCGAATGCTGACAAGTCACAACAATTGGCCAACTACGTGGAGGATTATCTGGAATGCGTGGAGTCCCTGCCTTTGGACATACAAAGGAATGTTTCCGTGCTCCGGGAAATCGACGCTAAGTATCAAG AAGTGCTGAAGGAGGTGGATGAAGTCTTTGAGAAGTACAAGGCGGAGCAGGATAGCGGCCAGCGGAAGCGCCTGCAGGTCCAGTTACAACGGGCGCTCATCATCAGCCAAGAGCTGGGCGACGAGAAGATCCACGTGGTGACCCAGATGACGGAGTTGGTGGAGAATCGCTCGCGCCAGATGGACTCCCATTCCCTGTGCCTCCAGGAGCCCTGTCATCCCGAACGGGTGGCACCGGAACGGCGCACGAACGTCCAGGAGCCCCCCGCCGCCGCAGCAGCTGTAGCCACCCCGGCCTCCGCCGAACGCGCCTCGGGCCGCAGGCCGCGACGTCAACGGAACAGCGAGAGCCGAGACTCCAGCCACCCGTCCGCCAACGGCTCCGTGGCGGACGACGCGGTGGAGGAGCCGCCTGCCCCGCTTCCCAGAGAGAAGAAGTCCAAGTCcaccaagaagaagaagcgcaAGTCCAAGCAGGAGCGAGACGCTTCTCCGGTGGATTTCGCAATCGACCCCAATGAGCCCACCTACTGTTTGTGCGAGCAGGTGTCGTACGGTGAGATGATCGGCTGCGACAACGACCAGTGCCCCATCGAATGGTTCCATTTCTCCTGCGTGGGGCTGACCTACAAACCCAAGGGCAAGTGGTACTGTCCCAAATGCAGGGGGGACAACGAAAAGACCATGGACAAAAGTTTGGACAAGAACAGAAAAGACCGCCGGTCCAGGTAG
- the LOC133494916 gene encoding lysosome-associated membrane glycoprotein 3-like gives MKSSLIIVFCCVFSALAQDENLPATLAPGEEFFPSTKPEPSSSQTTPAPLTPASNTTTSATTGPPPSTTSATTGPPPSTTSATTGPPPSTTGHLSTTPNATTGHIPITNNDTTTPAPSTNTTTPAPSTTAPPKPTPPNPLSAGDYHLMKGKAICLMARMAVQIRLVKPKDSGTFTVQPNKTRAVGECQENRANLTLVFQEGFITFIFNKSTGENSAYANALLFSLVYPLSTAGGHYAASNQSLRAFPTKIGHSYSCRSESIYMGNGLYLDVKDDRIQAFNLTKSEEFGVTDHCAADQPDYRVAIGVGVTLLILILVVIAVYLLGRKRRTDGYQSL, from the exons ATGAAAAGTTCACTCATAATCGTTTTTTGCTGCGTTTTTTCAG CACTGGCTCAAGATGAAAACCTCCCCGCGACTCTGGCTCCCGGAGAAGAATTCTTTCCCTCAACCAAACCGGAACCTTCCAGCAGCCAAACGACACCTGCGCCCCTGACCCCGGCCTCCAACACGACGACGAGCGCTACGACCGGTCCCCCGCCCTCGACGACGAGCGCTACGACCGGTCCCCCGCCCTCGACGACGAGCGCTACGACCGGTCCCCCGCCCTCGACGACCGGTCATCTTTCTACGACCCCCAACGCTACGACCGGTCACATTCCCATAACCAACAACGATACGACCACCCCTGCCCCCTCCACCAATACGACCACCCCTGCCCCCTCCACCACGGCTCCACCCAAGCCCACGCCGCCCAACCCCTTGAGTGCGGGAGATTACCACctgatgaagggcaaagccaTTTGCCTGATGGCCCGCATGGCCGTGCAGATCCGACTCGTGAAACCAAAG GACAGCGGAACGTTCACGGTGCAGCCCAATAAGACCCGAGCTGTTGGGGAGTGTCAGGAGAACCGGGCCAACCTCACGCTGGTCTTCCAGGAGGGTTTCATCACCTTCATTTTCAACAAG AGCACCGGCGAAAACAGCGCCTACGCTAACGCTTTGCTGTTCAGCCTCGTCTACCCCTTAAGCACAG CCGGCGGGCACTACGCCGCCAGCAACCAGTCGTTGCGCGCCTTCCCCACGAAGATCGGCCACTCCTACTCCTGCAGGAGCGAGTCCATTTACATGGGGAACGGATTGTATCTGGATGTCAAGGACGACCGGATTCAGGCCTTCAATCTGACCAAGAGTGAGGAGTTCGGCGTCA CCGACCACTGTGCAGCCGACCAGCCCGATTACAGAGTGGCCATCGGTGTGGGCGTGACATTGCTGATCCTCATCTTGGTGGTGATCGCGGTCTACCTGCTGGGCCGCAAGAGAAGGACGGATGGCTACCAATCACTTTGA